The Rhizobium sp. BT03 genome has a window encoding:
- a CDS encoding NAD-dependent epimerase, whose product MRYFITGTAGFIGFHLARRLLQEGHEVTGFDGLTPYYNVKLKEMRHAALSQFPAFKPVIAMLEDREALETAVVAAKPDILIHLAAQAGVRYSLENPEAYLRSNVEGSWNIMEIARRVEIRHLMLASTSSIYGANATVPFRETDRADEPLTIYAATKKSMELMAHSYAHLHKIPTTAFRFFTVYGPWGRPDMALFKFTKNMLEDQPIEIYGEGNMSRDFTYIDDLVEGIVRLSAIAPGEDNRLGNAAIETLSRQAPFRVVNIGGGQPVSLMDFVETVEKALGRPAIRKMLAMQKGDVPRTFAAPDLLVALTGYKPDTTLDVGVKAFVDWYLDVRGELGA is encoded by the coding sequence ATGCGCTACTTCATTACCGGAACTGCCGGCTTTATCGGTTTTCATCTGGCCAGGCGCCTGCTGCAGGAAGGGCACGAGGTCACCGGCTTCGACGGCCTCACTCCCTATTACAACGTCAAGCTCAAGGAGATGCGCCATGCAGCACTCTCCCAATTCCCGGCCTTCAAACCGGTCATCGCTATGCTTGAGGATCGCGAAGCGCTGGAGACAGCGGTTGTCGCGGCCAAGCCGGACATTCTGATCCACCTCGCCGCCCAGGCCGGCGTGCGCTACAGCCTGGAAAATCCCGAGGCCTATCTTCGATCGAACGTCGAAGGCTCGTGGAACATCATGGAAATCGCGCGGCGCGTCGAAATCCGTCACCTGATGCTGGCCTCGACGTCATCGATCTACGGCGCCAATGCGACCGTTCCCTTTCGCGAGACCGATCGCGCCGACGAGCCGCTGACCATCTATGCCGCGACGAAAAAATCGATGGAGCTGATGGCGCATAGTTATGCTCATCTGCACAAGATACCGACCACGGCCTTTCGCTTCTTCACCGTTTACGGCCCGTGGGGCCGCCCCGACATGGCCCTGTTCAAATTCACCAAGAACATGCTCGAAGACCAGCCGATCGAGATCTACGGCGAAGGCAATATGAGCCGTGACTTCACCTATATCGACGATCTCGTTGAGGGGATCGTCAGGCTGTCGGCTATCGCCCCTGGCGAGGATAACCGTCTGGGCAACGCGGCCATCGAAACGCTTTCGCGCCAGGCGCCCTTTCGGGTCGTCAATATTGGCGGCGGCCAGCCGGTCAGCCTGATGGATTTCGTCGAAACGGTGGAAAAGGCGCTCGGCCGTCCTGCCATCCGCAAGATGCTGGCGATGCAGAAGGGCGACGTGCCGCGCACCTTCGCGGCTCCCGATCTGCTCGTGGCGCTGACCGGTTACAAGCCGGATACGACTCTGGATGTCGGCGTCAAAGCCTTCGTCGACTGGTATCTCGACGTCCGCGGCGAGCTCGGCGCCTAG
- a CDS encoding phosphomannomutase: protein MKFGTSGLRGLSVDLRGRASALYATAFGKYLLRTGKAQLGDAILIGRDFRDSSPDISGNCAGALAALGFRVLDCGNVPTPALALYGLESNAACLMVTGSHIPADRNGIKFYRPDGEIDKSDEAEITALAAEIERTGEPVAEAPAQTEDHEAICRQLFFQRNAALLPQGALSGLKIGVYQHSTVARDLLVDVLAHYGAEITALGRSESFIPVDTEAVSDETVALMKRWVSEHKFDAIVSTDGDGDRPLVADETGTPLRGDLLGLVAANFLGAGTVVTPVTSNSGIEAAGSFAVKRTRVGSPFVIAAMEEAVAAGKDHVMGFEANGGLLTATPFDINGGSVRALPTRDCFLPMLAILSLAAIRRQPLSAVATSYHLPFAAADRLENFPVETSAGLMEHLRASDENLAAFLQPVGEVAAKSDIDGLRVTLKDGRIIHFRPSGNAPEMRCYVEAGSETAALDLLKTGLTRITNWADAR, encoded by the coding sequence ATGAAATTCGGCACGAGCGGCCTTCGCGGACTTTCAGTGGATCTCAGGGGACGCGCCTCTGCGCTTTATGCGACGGCGTTCGGCAAATATCTGCTGCGGACCGGCAAGGCACAGCTCGGCGATGCCATTCTGATCGGCCGCGATTTTCGCGATTCGAGCCCCGATATCTCGGGAAATTGCGCCGGCGCGCTCGCTGCGCTCGGCTTCCGGGTATTGGACTGCGGCAATGTCCCGACGCCCGCCCTTGCCCTTTATGGCCTGGAGAGCAACGCGGCATGCCTGATGGTGACGGGCTCGCATATTCCGGCAGACCGCAACGGCATCAAGTTCTATCGCCCGGATGGCGAGATCGACAAATCGGACGAGGCTGAGATCACCGCATTGGCGGCCGAGATCGAGCGAACGGGCGAGCCTGTTGCAGAGGCTCCGGCCCAGACCGAAGATCATGAGGCGATCTGCCGTCAGCTCTTTTTCCAACGCAATGCCGCTCTGCTGCCGCAGGGCGCGCTATCCGGCCTCAAGATCGGCGTCTACCAGCACAGCACCGTCGCCCGCGACCTGCTGGTTGACGTTCTCGCCCATTATGGCGCCGAGATCACCGCTCTCGGCCGTTCGGAGAGTTTCATTCCCGTCGACACCGAAGCCGTTTCCGACGAGACGGTCGCGCTGATGAAGCGCTGGGTGTCCGAGCACAAATTCGATGCGATCGTCTCGACCGATGGCGACGGCGACCGCCCGCTGGTCGCGGACGAAACCGGCACGCCGCTGCGCGGCGACCTTCTTGGCCTGGTCGCAGCCAATTTTCTCGGCGCCGGCACGGTGGTGACACCGGTTACCTCCAATTCCGGCATCGAGGCCGCAGGCTCTTTCGCCGTCAAGCGCACCCGCGTCGGCTCGCCCTTCGTCATCGCAGCCATGGAAGAGGCGGTGGCGGCCGGCAAGGATCACGTCATGGGCTTTGAGGCCAATGGCGGGCTGCTGACGGCAACCCCTTTCGATATCAACGGCGGATCCGTGCGCGCCTTGCCGACGCGCGATTGTTTTCTCCCGATGCTTGCGATCCTGTCGCTGGCCGCCATTCGCAGGCAGCCGCTTTCGGCCGTTGCCACCTCCTATCATCTGCCCTTTGCCGCCGCCGATCGCCTGGAAAATTTTCCGGTGGAGACGAGTGCCGGGCTGATGGAGCATCTGCGCGCCTCCGATGAAAATCTTGCCGCTTTCCTGCAGCCGGTCGGCGAAGTGGCGGCGAAATCCGACATCGACGGACTTCGCGTAACGCTGAAAGACGGCAGAATCATTCATTTCCGCCCCTCCGGCAATGCGCCGGAGATGCGTTGCTACGTCGAAGCCGGAAGCGAAACCGCGGCCCTCGATCTGCTGAAGACAGGGCTCACCCGAATAACAAACTGGGCCGATGCCCGCTAA
- a CDS encoding mannose-1-phosphate guanylyltransferase/mannose-6-phosphate isomerase: MTQKIVPVIMAGGKGTRLWPLSRATAPKQFIQFVGNKTLFQETLERVSNPELYEAPIVVTNEEFRFLVAEQARALAVPLAAVLLEPVARNTAAAVAAAATLASELFGKDTIIQMLASDHEILADTSYFDCIRIARNAAADGKLVTFGISPTEPATGYGYIEIGDALESGAHKVSRFVEKPALEKAEKMLADGGFYWNSGIFMFPVAELIAELQEYAPDVLKAASKAVSKASRDLDFTRLDADHFAKSPDISIDYAIMEKTSKAAVVPSPFRWSDMGSWDSVWKSGARDDNGNVAAANTTVVNTRNSLVMTHGVHLAVQGMEDVAVIASEDAVYVGPLKDSQNVGQLVKMLASSSATAKFTETHPTSYRPWGGYTSIFNGDRFQVKRIFVTPGKKLSLQKHHHRSEHWVVVKGTAEVTVGETVRMLRENESVYIPLGEVHRLANPGKIVLELIEVQTGSYLGEDDIIRIVDEFGRT, from the coding sequence ATGACGCAGAAAATCGTTCCCGTGATCATGGCCGGCGGCAAAGGCACGCGGCTCTGGCCGCTTTCCCGCGCCACCGCCCCGAAACAGTTCATCCAGTTCGTCGGCAACAAGACGCTGTTTCAGGAGACGCTCGAACGCGTTTCCAACCCGGAGCTCTATGAAGCCCCGATCGTCGTCACCAATGAGGAATTTCGCTTCCTGGTCGCCGAGCAGGCCCGCGCGCTGGCCGTCCCGCTCGCCGCCGTACTGCTCGAGCCGGTCGCCCGCAACACCGCCGCTGCAGTGGCCGCCGCCGCCACGCTTGCTTCCGAGCTTTTCGGCAAGGACACCATCATCCAGATGCTTGCCTCGGATCACGAGATCCTCGCCGACACGAGCTATTTCGATTGCATCCGCATCGCCCGGAATGCCGCAGCTGACGGCAAGCTCGTCACTTTCGGCATCAGCCCCACCGAGCCGGCAACCGGTTACGGCTATATCGAAATCGGCGATGCGCTCGAAAGCGGCGCCCATAAGGTCAGCCGTTTTGTGGAAAAGCCGGCATTGGAAAAGGCCGAGAAAATGCTCGCCGACGGCGGCTTCTACTGGAACTCCGGCATCTTCATGTTCCCGGTGGCGGAGCTCATAGCCGAACTGCAGGAATATGCGCCGGATGTGCTGAAGGCGGCGAGCAAGGCCGTTTCCAAGGCAAGCCGGGACCTCGACTTTACCCGCCTCGACGCCGACCATTTCGCCAAGAGCCCCGATATCTCCATCGACTACGCGATCATGGAAAAGACCTCCAAGGCCGCCGTCGTCCCCTCGCCGTTCAGATGGTCTGATATGGGAAGCTGGGACTCTGTCTGGAAATCAGGCGCCCGCGACGACAACGGCAATGTCGCCGCCGCAAACACGACCGTCGTCAATACCCGCAACTCGCTGGTCATGACCCATGGCGTGCATCTTGCCGTTCAGGGCATGGAGGATGTCGCCGTCATCGCCAGCGAAGACGCCGTCTATGTCGGGCCGCTCAAGGACAGCCAGAATGTCGGGCAATTGGTCAAGATGCTGGCCTCTTCTTCGGCGACGGCGAAATTCACCGAAACCCATCCGACATCCTACCGTCCCTGGGGTGGTTACACCTCGATCTTCAACGGCGACCGTTTCCAGGTGAAGCGCATCTTCGTGACCCCCGGCAAGAAGCTTTCGCTGCAGAAACACCACCATCGCTCCGAACACTGGGTCGTCGTCAAGGGAACGGCCGAGGTGACGGTCGGTGAGACCGTGCGGATGCTGCGCGAGAACGAAAGCGTCTATATTCCGCTCGGCGAAGTCCATCGCCTCGCCAATCCCGGCAAGATCGTCCTCGAACTGATCGAGGTGCAGACGGGCTCCTATCTCGGCGAGGACGACATCATCCGCATCGTCGATGAGTTCGGAAGAACGTAA
- a CDS encoding endonuclease/exonuclease/phosphatase family protein has product MREIIYWILCAFLTVAIATVSLRYVTNFWLLSFLYSFQVHFGVLFVAASLIILAVRRQIYGFVLLFVSLLLVAHGVVMLREFSGDDRGPDRPPLFRLMSFNIAIDNWKNSTAITDMVIASNADVVNLLEAKPLTFHLQQLFKAYPYHIGCDTGKDTCDTLVLSKRPFVSRQVASMGSLRKNRLVISSVDFGGETINLVSAHLTKPYFDDFQMAELEDLAKALGSIDGPLVLSGDFNSSSIAPSIQAFLRQQGLKTIAPEPATWPIAAGSLGIAIDHIFARAPLHLTSLRRLDDNLGSNHSGLIAEFVLDRNAETAPAK; this is encoded by the coding sequence ATGAGAGAGATAATTTATTGGATTCTCTGCGCGTTTCTGACCGTTGCCATCGCGACCGTGTCCTTGCGCTATGTCACGAACTTCTGGCTGCTATCCTTTCTCTACAGCTTTCAGGTTCACTTCGGCGTCCTCTTTGTTGCCGCCAGCCTGATCATTCTGGCTGTCAGGCGACAGATTTACGGCTTCGTTCTTCTGTTTGTCTCGCTTCTTCTCGTCGCTCACGGCGTCGTCATGCTGCGCGAGTTTTCCGGGGACGACAGAGGCCCGGACAGGCCGCCGCTTTTTCGTCTGATGTCGTTCAACATCGCGATCGACAACTGGAAAAACTCGACGGCGATCACCGACATGGTGATCGCGTCGAATGCCGATGTCGTCAATTTGCTCGAAGCCAAGCCGCTGACCTTCCATCTGCAGCAATTGTTCAAGGCCTATCCCTATCATATCGGCTGCGACACCGGGAAGGATACCTGCGATACGCTGGTGCTGTCCAAACGCCCGTTCGTCAGCCGGCAGGTCGCAAGCATGGGCAGTCTGCGAAAAAACAGGCTGGTTATATCGAGCGTCGACTTCGGCGGCGAAACCATCAATCTGGTTTCGGCGCATCTGACCAAGCCGTACTTCGACGATTTTCAGATGGCTGAATTGGAAGATCTCGCCAAGGCGCTTGGTTCGATCGACGGTCCTCTGGTGCTGTCAGGTGATTTCAACTCTTCGTCGATCGCCCCGAGCATCCAGGCTTTCCTGCGTCAGCAGGGACTGAAGACGATCGCGCCCGAACCGGCGACATGGCCGATTGCTGCCGGCTCGTTGGGGATCGCCATCGACCATATATTTGCGCGCGCGCCGCTTCATCTGACATCGCTGAGACGTCTCGACGACAATCTTGGCTCGAACCATTCCGGTCTGATCGCCGAATTCGTTCTCGACAGGAACGCTGAAACTGCACCGGCAAAATAA